In Acinonyx jubatus isolate Ajub_Pintada_27869175 chromosome A3, VMU_Ajub_asm_v1.0, whole genome shotgun sequence, a genomic segment contains:
- the LOC106976015 gene encoding putative speedy protein E7 isoform X3, protein MEGKAAPQNRSPLASSSASSEVVPEQRARTMRGQKKRRWTDVKAGTQERSAPASNSTTSEALSELKSWKKRGQKNIWTVNHVEGTKLRMNKRRRPSYRPEDQEAFYRLLEDPVIQSFLEADIFLKVSDKYLLSMVVEYFGRVGLPGHLYNRIHFFLALYIASDMEEDNPTSKRSIFQFLLGREHWPELYKEFLKLKVEFFHAMGHRAWVTPELCEEIQAQNPHHWVWSRARQCAP, encoded by the exons ATGGAAGGGAAGGCAG cTCCACAGAATAGGAGCCCTCTGGCCTCCAGTTCTGCATCTTCAGAGGTTGTCCCTGAGCAGAGAGCCAGGACAATGAGAGGCCAGAAGAAGAGGAGATGGACGGATGTGAAGGCAG GGACCCAGGAGAGAAGTGCCCCGGCCTCCAATTCCACCACCTCTGAAGCTCTCTCTGAGCTGAAGTCCTGGAAGAAGAGGGGGCAGAAGAACATATGGACTGTCAATCATGTTGAGGGGACAAAACTCAGGATGAACAAGAGGAGAAGACCCAGTTACCGTCCTGAAGACCAAGAAGCATTCTACCGACTTCTGG AGGATCCTGTTATCCAGAGCTTCTTGGAAGCTGACATTTTCCTCAAAGTGTCTGATAAG TACCTGCTTTCCATGGTGGTGGAATATTTTGGCCGTGTCGGGCTGCCTGGACACCTCTACAACAGGATCCACTTCTTCCTGGCCCT CTACATTGCCTCCGACATGGAGGAGGACAACCCCACATCCAAACGGAGCATCTTCCAGTTCCTGCTGGGCAGGGAGCACTGGCCGGAACTCTACAAGGAGTTCCTGAAGCTGAAGGTGGAGTTCTTCCATGCAATGGGGCACCGAGCCTGGGTCACCCCGGAGTTGTGTGAGGAG ATCCAGGCCCAGAACCCACATCACTGGGTCTGGAGTCGGGCACGCCAGTGCGCCCCCTAG
- the LOC106976015 gene encoding speedy protein E4-like isoform X2, with product MEREDRTPLGSTSAASETAPSQQDAAKKSQKKRVCMEGKAAPQNRSPLASSSASSEVVPEQRARTMRGQKKRRWTDVKAGTQERSAPASNSTTSEALSELKSWKKRGQKNIWTVNHVEGTKLRMNKRRRPSYRPEDQEAFYRLLEDPVIQSFLEADIFLKVSDKYLLSMVVEYFGRVGLPGHLYNRIHFFLALYIASDMEEDNPTSKRSIFQFLLGREHWPELYKEFLKLKIQAQNPHHWVWSRARQCAP from the exons ATGGAAAG AGAAGACAGGACCCCTCTGGGCTCCACATCGGCTGCCTCAGAGACTGCTCCAAGCCAACAGGACGCAGCAAAGAAGAGTCAGAAGAAAAGGGTGTGCATGGAAGGGAAGGCAG cTCCACAGAATAGGAGCCCTCTGGCCTCCAGTTCTGCATCTTCAGAGGTTGTCCCTGAGCAGAGAGCCAGGACAATGAGAGGCCAGAAGAAGAGGAGATGGACGGATGTGAAGGCAG GGACCCAGGAGAGAAGTGCCCCGGCCTCCAATTCCACCACCTCTGAAGCTCTCTCTGAGCTGAAGTCCTGGAAGAAGAGGGGGCAGAAGAACATATGGACTGTCAATCATGTTGAGGGGACAAAACTCAGGATGAACAAGAGGAGAAGACCCAGTTACCGTCCTGAAGACCAAGAAGCATTCTACCGACTTCTGG AGGATCCTGTTATCCAGAGCTTCTTGGAAGCTGACATTTTCCTCAAAGTGTCTGATAAG TACCTGCTTTCCATGGTGGTGGAATATTTTGGCCGTGTCGGGCTGCCTGGACACCTCTACAACAGGATCCACTTCTTCCTGGCCCT CTACATTGCCTCCGACATGGAGGAGGACAACCCCACATCCAAACGGAGCATCTTCCAGTTCCTGCTGGGCAGGGAGCACTGGCCGGAACTCTACAAGGAGTTCCTGAAGCTGAAG ATCCAGGCCCAGAACCCACATCACTGGGTCTGGAGTCGGGCACGCCAGTGCGCCCCCTAG
- the LOC106976015 gene encoding putative speedy protein E7 isoform X1, whose protein sequence is MEREDRTPLGSTSAASETAPSQQDAAKKSQKKRVCMEGKAAPQNRSPLASSSASSEVVPEQRARTMRGQKKRRWTDVKAGTQERSAPASNSTTSEALSELKSWKKRGQKNIWTVNHVEGTKLRMNKRRRPSYRPEDQEAFYRLLEDPVIQSFLEADIFLKVSDKYLLSMVVEYFGRVGLPGHLYNRIHFFLALYIASDMEEDNPTSKRSIFQFLLGREHWPELYKEFLKLKVEFFHAMGHRAWVTPELCEEIQAQNPHHWVWSRARQCAP, encoded by the exons ATGGAAAG AGAAGACAGGACCCCTCTGGGCTCCACATCGGCTGCCTCAGAGACTGCTCCAAGCCAACAGGACGCAGCAAAGAAGAGTCAGAAGAAAAGGGTGTGCATGGAAGGGAAGGCAG cTCCACAGAATAGGAGCCCTCTGGCCTCCAGTTCTGCATCTTCAGAGGTTGTCCCTGAGCAGAGAGCCAGGACAATGAGAGGCCAGAAGAAGAGGAGATGGACGGATGTGAAGGCAG GGACCCAGGAGAGAAGTGCCCCGGCCTCCAATTCCACCACCTCTGAAGCTCTCTCTGAGCTGAAGTCCTGGAAGAAGAGGGGGCAGAAGAACATATGGACTGTCAATCATGTTGAGGGGACAAAACTCAGGATGAACAAGAGGAGAAGACCCAGTTACCGTCCTGAAGACCAAGAAGCATTCTACCGACTTCTGG AGGATCCTGTTATCCAGAGCTTCTTGGAAGCTGACATTTTCCTCAAAGTGTCTGATAAG TACCTGCTTTCCATGGTGGTGGAATATTTTGGCCGTGTCGGGCTGCCTGGACACCTCTACAACAGGATCCACTTCTTCCTGGCCCT CTACATTGCCTCCGACATGGAGGAGGACAACCCCACATCCAAACGGAGCATCTTCCAGTTCCTGCTGGGCAGGGAGCACTGGCCGGAACTCTACAAGGAGTTCCTGAAGCTGAAGGTGGAGTTCTTCCATGCAATGGGGCACCGAGCCTGGGTCACCCCGGAGTTGTGTGAGGAG ATCCAGGCCCAGAACCCACATCACTGGGTCTGGAGTCGGGCACGCCAGTGCGCCCCCTAG